The genome window CAGTTCAAATTATTACTCTGATTTGGTCCACTGCTGAACTTTTACAAAGAGTCCATCAAATTAAACTACACTGATTTCACCAGTTATAGGTATTTGCATAgcatatttctgaaaaaaaaaatccaagataAGGTCACTGTACCAAGGAGGAGACCCAAAGACACCACTAccacagaaaagcagcattttccttcaGAGCAGGTTATTATGATCTTGATATGCAACATAATTATATAATGAGGCTTACCAGCAGACAGAGAAACCAAGTAAGGAAATACACTGGTTGGGGCAATTTTCTATTTATCTCTGTACAAGACCCTTATTCTCATCTAGCTCTGAGCTACTACATGACACAGGAAGATGTATATTATACTCTGGAAATGTAATGTAAGGTTATGACCCACTAATGACTGTGAAGCATTTGGATAgccaaaaataaatttcttagTACATTAAAATATCAAGTAAGTTTCTGTTGGTTAGTTACTTACAATGGCATCAATCTGTTCAAGGGTCTTCATGAACTGCTCTGCAGTTCCTTTTATCCTCTTGTCCAGCTGTTTTAGTGCTTCTGCTTGGAGATCCTTTGCTAAAAAtccctgaagaagaaaaaaacaaaattattctatACTCAACACAATACTCACCTTAGAAAATCCACAATGGCAGAAAATATACTTTactatttctgtattttcaagCATGATAGGGACTCCAATCTTAATCTGtattcttctgtattttatcAATTCTTGACATGGTAAATGTAAGATCTGTTAGGTTTACTAAAATGATAGACATGTAATAGACCTTCTTCCAGGTATATGTAAGTTATCCCATATGAaacaatatttacttttttccaaACATTGCCATGTGTCTATTTTGCAAACTCATAAATGGCATTTGGAATTGACTAAGAATTATTACTGACTCTTGGACATTTAGGAGGGGCAGCTATTACTGACTACTCAAAACCTCCaaactgttttgtttgggtttttttacataGAAATACCTACTAAATTGCTTTGCAAAGATATAAAGTGATACAAAACTGGCATACCTTCTGGATACTTGTGAACTCTTTATTAACTTCCTCTAACTTATTAGCTATTTGCTCCACTGACTTCTCCAAATCTTTTAACTTCTTTAATTCAGCCTCTTCTTCTGGACTATTCTGTGTATTCAAAAGTACAACATTCACAACTAAGGAACAAATAAAGATACAATGCAGctaaaaagcagcagtgctgataCAGACATAAAGGCTTCTGAGGGTTTAGAATACACATTACACTGTGGCTATTCTTTCCATATTTCAGTAACAACCAAATCAGCTTCTTCCAAAGCTTAATTACAAATATATCTAAATCAGCAATGTATATAAACACAATTAATGAGattaatttgaaggaaaaaggagaagtgcaatttttttctttttgtcaacTTATCGTTTCTAAAGTATAGGCAATATTTACATCATAAGATTATTACCTCATCCTCAAGTTGCAAAACCAGCCACAAATCATTTCACCAGAAATAACCTAGATGATCAAAGCTCAGTAGCTACAGTTgggaaagttttttttaaaccagaaaaataagaTGAGCAGATAATGTCATCAGTGCACAGAAAGCTCACGAGCACTGACCACAGATTAGGCAGAATCCTGTCAATAATGTAAATCAGAAGCCAGTCAATAATGTAATTTCAGAAAAGTACAAACTGCAGTTATTTGCAGTGTAAATGAGAGTGAACTCAACTTGTGtgtaatttataaaattaacaCTCCAGCTTGTTTCTGTGTTCAGCAGCTGACTTAGTGACAAAAATGATGATagtttaaggggaaaaaaggtccAAAGTATGCTTACCCTTTTCCCAATCAACATGACTTTGCAACCATTTTTAACACCAAGCGCTGATAATGGTTGTTCCAATTCTTTCAGAGACTTTCCTAAACAAAgaatgagagaggaaaaaaatagcttaCGTCCAGTTGGTGGcataagaatttatttttgtcatcaTGGACACCTGATGAAAGCTCACCATTATAAGAAACACAGCAGATTTATAAGTTACCTTTGTATATCAGTTTCTGAAAAGGAACGGGAACTCCAGTGACTTGTTCAATAAGTACAGCCATGTCTTGTAGTGTAGGTTCACCATCTTCTCGTTGGGAAGCAACTTGAATACTGTGCTTTTCATTACCTAGTAGAAAAAACAGATTAAGAGTAACTCTTATTGTAACCTAGAAAGTATTACAGAGAGAATCCATCTCTAATACTTATTACCATTAATGCAGAAAGTTCTCAAATGACAGGCTCTCATGCAGAATCATAATTTTCAATCAAATTATTCTACCACACTTCCTTCCTCTTGAAGTGACTGACCTCAGCTGAAAATTTTGGTTTACACTGGAATAACCTGAAGAGTTTGACTTGGGTGTATTTTACTGGCATAATTTAGCTCTGGCTAAATATTATTCCCTATCTCTTTTTATGAGTACAGATGGTGTCCAGACATCCCACAAGCTAAAGCGTGAAAGCCCACACTATCCTGATATATCCCATTTCCTACTTGAGTCTGTGGTATCTGAGACAATTATCAATTCCTTTGCTCCCTTCTTCTCAAACATGAGAAACAAGCAATCATTGTCTACCCTGTTTCATCTCCACCACCAACCAGAGAGAATTCTCAGAGTACAAAAACTATTTCTCCCCATATACTACTGATAAGCAGACATAACCACTTGGAGAAGTCCCAGCTTCTCTGCCACCTTCCACTTCCTATTCAGACTCCCTAAGATTACTTGCATGCAAACAGGAGGTAGTTCTAAGGGGAAGAAAGGAGTATGCCTATTAATCTCTGCTCTGCAACAGACTCTTCTACCACCCTCTGCTCCCACTCACATAAGGTCTGTCAATCTGAAAGCACCCACAGGAATCAACCACCTCTGGCTACAAGggaaatcaaaacagaaattttttaCTCTGCAGGAAGAGAGAA of Molothrus ater isolate BHLD 08-10-18 breed brown headed cowbird chromosome 1, BPBGC_Mater_1.1, whole genome shotgun sequence contains these proteins:
- the BAG1 gene encoding BAG family molecular chaperone regulator 1 isoform X1: MAAPGAPVTVTVTYSNEKHSIQVASQREDGEPTLQDMAVLIEQVTGVPVPFQKLIYKGKSLKELEQPLSALGVKNGCKVMLIGKRNSPEEEAELKKLKDLEKSVEQIANKLEEVNKEFTSIQKGFLAKDLQAEALKQLDKRIKGTAEQFMKTLEQIDAINLPENFSDCKLKKKGLVKRVQVFLAQCDTIEGNIGQEMDKLQSKNLALAE
- the BAG1 gene encoding BAG family molecular chaperone regulator 1 isoform X2, producing the protein MAAPGAPVTVTVTYSNEKHSIQVASQREDGEPTLQDMAVLIEQVTGVPVPFQKLIYKGKSLKELEQPLSALGVKNGCKVMLIGKRGFLAKDLQAEALKQLDKRIKGTAEQFMKTLEQIDAINLPENFSDCKLKKKGLVKRVQVFLAQCDTIEGNIGQEMDKLQSKNLALAE